Within bacterium, the genomic segment GCTTGAAAATGGAAGGATTAATGTCTTCGCGAAATTCTTTTTGCGCCTGTCCCAGCTTAAAGATATCGCCGATGATGGCGAGATATTCACGAAAGCGCGTTCCTTCGTATCCATGCAAAAACTTGCTGCTCTGCCTCAATTCCACTTGCATCAGCTGGGCCATGTCCGGATGGTCTTGAATCATGTTGAGATGCTGGTTGATAAACACGATCAGCTTGTCGGTGGCGGATTCGTGGGCGGTCAATTCCTGCCGCATCTGTTCGATAATCGGCAGCATCTCTTCCTCAAAAATGGAGATCATCAGATCGTCTTTATTTTCAAAATAGAGATAGATGGTGCCGGTGGCTACATCCGCGACCTTGGCGATCTCTTCCACCTTGGCGAGAAAAAAGCCATCGCGCGCAAAGACCTTGAT encodes:
- a CDS encoding TetR/AcrR family transcriptional regulator, encoding MTTDKRERILKAAIKVFARDGFFLAKVEEIAKVADVATGTIYLYFENKDDLMISIFEEEMLPIIEQMRQELTAHESATDKLIVFINQHLNMIQDHPDMAQLMQVELRQSSKFLHGYEGTRFREYLAIIGDIFKLGQAQKEFREDINPSIFKQVLFGAVDQIATNWTLSKTKRIHLAASAQQISAIILQGVAR